The window TGGAACTATACCCAATTTTTTTTACCAAGAACCAAAAATTTGATTTAAGATCGGCACTCAGACCAAACACTCTGGGGTATGGTATAACCATTTTAGTgcgcgcgcacacacacacatgggAATCATATGCATTAGATAAGCTTAGCAAACTATATCCTAcgcaatatttaaataaaaccaCACGCTTGCATCTTGAAAATTTGCTTTGGGCTTTGACGTGTCGATGCAAGGGCAAGCTCTGAAAATATGAGGCTCGGAGTAAGCCCTGGTTACTAGGTATACAATCATTTGGGTCGAAATATTTTTGACACTCACCTAAATCTGGATCAAATTGGACTAATATCAAACTACAATGTAAAAACTCTGACAAAAAATAATCgacatcataaaatattattttcttacATAATAATACACATATTTAAAAGCCGTATCAGCCTTatcttatttattaattaaaagtaAAGATTGATGCAattcaaaattgttttttttatattgtGACTGGGTAAATATGAATACTCAGCCCTGAGCCTACGAATAACAAACACAAGCCAGCCAATATCAGAGGCAGCAACTGTAATCTGTTCAGTATAAATTCTAAGCATCAGTATGTATATCATACAAATATGGACTCAATACCTTGAATATGCATATACAGTTGGGAAAATTTACATCAACAGAGCTTATTTTCTGCATATAAATTCATCACAATTTTACCTAAGAGGTAGCAACAAGGCTGATGAAGTAAAATTGTTGCTAGATAGATTTGGATGTGCAGAGGGTATAACCAGATATGAGAGAACTCGAGGCAAGGGCAAGAAATGCAAGGAAAGACATTGATATGGACGCTGTTGCCATGTCTGGGAACTTGTCCTTTCCCCAATTCAATTGCCAGTCATCAATCCGAAGCGTGGCTGATGAAGATGCCGATATCAGAAGGTAAGCAATCACCTGCCACCACAAAATAATACCCATCACTAATCATGTAATTTAAGTGGAGTGCATTGCTTCAAACCTCAACAAGGCTAACCGATGATGGCAGTAAGATGTTGTAAGAATTGAGGATTGAGTAGTTATATCGGCCTATCAAGACTATGTACTAATTGATATAGCAAGCATAATTTGAGGCCAATCAAACCAAGAAAGTTAGAAGATTGTCCGGATAAGAGATAAATCCATGATGAGATAAAAAATGGATAAAAAAACAGAGCCGATACTACTTTCAATGAGAATAAAGTTTGAAACTTAAATGTGAAATGGACAAAATGTAGGGCATTGTAGGCATTTAAGTGGAAAAAAGGCTAGCTGTGAATGAATTCTCTCCCTCTTTTTCATCCCACCTTCTCATGCCAAAAATGCCCCTTTTTCTTCTTCGCTTTAAAGTACTAAGTTGATGCAATCGAACTTAGTAGCAAAAATCCCGTGAAGTATAGTAAAATAGGATGAAAACAATCGAATGGtagcaaaaaaaataataaattgcaTTGCAGTTCTATCCGTGGAATGACTTAGTAGGCAAGACAAAAGGATAAACTCGACAGCAAAGTAAAAGACAGAGACTTCAACAAAGAAATTTAAAATGCATTCAAATTTCATATCTAAATTTCTTGTCAAAAAACGAAGCTTGCATATATTCTTTTTATACCAcctaaaggattatgtcctgaacaTTTTCTTGCCACTGTGATGATCGACAACAATTTGGATCTTAATAACCAGAAAATGAAATACATTTCTCCATCAATGTGCAAATATTTGGCAAAATTATCATCACCaatactttccaagtaataAATTTAACAACTTGCCTGATCAAAAACGAAATCGAAGTAATATCTGAGTTGCTTTCTATGCTGCACAGCATACTTTCCGGTAGTCAAGTCGAAAGACAAATCAATTGCCTGAGCTCCAGAGTACACACAGCCTATAATATTCACTGATATACAATATCTGCAAAATCCCATTTCGATTtccaaaagaaaatatatcaaaCACAGTATTCCACAGTACAACTAGTGAAGACAAGAAAAATAAAGGGTTCAGTTTATTATGCAAAATTGTACGAAGTTAAAAATGAGAGAACAATTCAGACCTGAACTCTTTGTAGAGATCAAATGAATCAAGAGCCCAGCCCTGGTTTCTATCAGCTGCCATCACTGAAAACGAAACCAAGCAAAACAAAAACCCAAAACTCCTGAATCCCAGAGCAGCCCTTTTCACCAACTTCCTCCTCTTCGCGCTTCTCAGTATCGACAACGACGGTCTAACCCTCCAAACCACACCTCCATCACCGCCCTCTGGATCAGTTTTGGATCCCACGCCGGCCACCGGATGCTCCGAGACAGCGCGATTCACCACCACCACCGGCGGCTGATGTTTGTCTCTTTCCGGAGACAGCCCATGATCGATTGTCGTCCGATCAGATGAAATCGACGAACGCGGCAGCGAGAGCGATATGTGCTCCCCACTGTTGCGGCGGGAGAGAGGCGGAGATGATTTGGGAAGTGTGAACTCAAGCAGGGAAGACAGTGGCGGGGAGCCTGAGTCGCAATCGGGTTGTCTACTTTGATTTTCCATAGCTTGAGCTGCGTGTATCGACTAATACGATGTGAATCCATTCTCATgtcttttttatataatttattaaacgAATgtcgaaataaaaaaaataagccTACGTAGGATGTGTACATGTGTTGTAGGATGCGTGTATATAATactataatataaaaaaaaatcacgtAACAATgcaaaaattcaaataattagagttgattgtttattttttatCGTTCAAGTTAACCTTCGTATTATTAGAttataaaatacatttttaatattattaatatgagaatatattttttttagtaatttttgcatGCCGTCTGCTGCGAAACTGTGTTCCTACTAAACTAAATCTCCAGAGCAAGCGTTTGAC of the Primulina eburnea isolate SZY01 unplaced genomic scaffold, ASM2296580v1 ctg636_ERROPOS244172, whole genome shotgun sequence genome contains:
- the LOC140821618 gene encoding CASP-like protein 4A3, producing the protein MENQSRQPDCDSGSPPLSSLLEFTLPKSSPPLSRRNSGEHISLSLPRSSISSDRTTIDHGLSPERDKHQPPVVVVNRAVSEHPVAGVGSKTDPEGGDGGVVWRVRPSLSILRSAKRRKLVKRAALGFRSFGFLFCLVSFSVMAADRNQGWALDSFDLYKEFRYCISVNIIGCVYSGAQAIDLSFDLTTGKYAVQHRKQLRYYFDFVFDQVIAYLLISASSSATLRIDDWQLNWGKDKFPDMATASISMSFLAFLALASSSLISGYTLCTSKSI